Part of the Nycticebus coucang isolate mNycCou1 chromosome 22, mNycCou1.pri, whole genome shotgun sequence genome, GTccactttacctaagaaatgaaaacactatAGGCAGGCTGCGGTggacatgcctgtaatcccagcactctaggagcccaaggcaggtggattccctgagctcaggggttcgagaccaggctgagcaagagtaagaccctgtctctaaaacctaTCTAGGCATTGtgttacagtcccagctacttgggaggctgagggaagaggatctcttgagtccaagagtgtgaggttgctgtgagctatgatgtcacagcactctaccaagggtgacagagtaagactctgtctcaaaaaaaaaaaaaaaacacaatgtaacctaagcatttgtaccctcatatcaatatgaaattaaaaaaaaaaaagtcaaaagagaagaaaaataatgaagttataaaaaagaaaagaaaagaaatttagccCTGTCTCCTCTTCCTTCCATCTGTACCTCCCCAATCCTTGCTCCCTGAAAAGGAATGTGGTGCCTGTGCCTACTgctattgttaaattttttttaatttgaaataaactttAAGCAGTTTTCAGAGTCAGGATAGCCCTGATAGGTACCATGGATGTGTAACAATACCCTCCAACaataaagtcacacagctgggagtGCCCAACAGGGTAGGAAGAAGACCACTCCCCCGGGGCCCCAGCAGGCCTCAAGCTTTGGCTCCCATCTGCCACCAGCCAGTCCAATCCCAGTAGCTCATCCAGAAGGCTCCACTCTGCAAAGCTTGGGCTCGGATGCTGGGACACATTCTCTCTGACATGTCCGTCCGCTGGGAGCTTTGTAAACAAAGTGTGCACGGCTGGCCTGAGGGATGCAAGTATCTTCTAGTGGcctcagttgtgtgtgtgtgcatgtgtttgtacACACAACACATGTGTGCGTGTATGTATGGTTGCATATTTGGACAAggatttgtgtgtctgtgtgtgcatggatggatggagtgTGTGTGTACGTGTTGCCCCCCATACTCCAGTTCAGGAAAGCTTTCATCACACAGAGCAGCGCTGGACTCCTCCTGCACAGCCCAGAGGCTGGACCATGTCCCTAGGTAGTCCCCGCAGACATGAGCGGCCCCACCGtcccttgctgctgctgctgttgctgccccTTGCGTCTCCGAGAGCCAGTGCCTGGCTCCTTGCTCTCCTTCCTGGCAGGGTTCTTgttggcattctcctgccggccCTGGCTGCCCTTCCTCCTCTTTTGCCCTGTAAGAAGCCAACAGCAGGAAGAATCAACCAAGGATGTGCAGGGAGGCGCTGGGCATGGCTGAGGGCCCTGGGAGGGGAATGTGAAGAAGCTGAAGCGGGGTGCAAAGCAGGGAGGAGGCCTCCTCTGACCAGCAGCCACTTCAGAGGATGCTGCCGCACGGGGACTGAGAAGGATCTCAAGGGCCTTGCCGCCCTCCAATCCTTGATGCCCACAAGACACTATCCTGTTCCTCATGGCTTCCTCAGGCCTTGGATCCTGATGGGCCAAGAGCACTTCCTAGGTGTTTGATGTGGCCCTCAGGACAGCAGGACAGGTCCCCCCTCCCCCGCCCTACTCCCCACCAGCTGCCTCTGGGGCCAGGCAATAAATAGCAGCACCTCACTGCCAACGgaaggctgtgtgaccttggtgcAATCACTACACCTCTCTGATCTTAGCACCCCTTTCCACCCCTCACATCCGACTGTGGGGGTCCTCTTAGAGTGAACATCCACTGGCTCAGAAGAAGTGAAGAAACTACAGAGATATTGCTCACAGGAGCTTGTGGCTTCCAACACTCCACCAGGCCATGGCACTTAGCTGGAACAGTGTAGGGGCATGAGGTCTCGAGTTGACACTCTGTCTGGCCTTGCCCTGAGACCCTCTCCTGAGCAGAGGTGATGGGACCTGCCGTGGTTAGCACCTGAGCCCCGACCCCTGGCTGCAGCTCACCCTCAGGACATGGTATCCTCTGCACTGTGCACCTCCGGGTCTCCTGGGTGTCGGTGCAGGGGGCCTGGTCCCCCCCAGCACCGTGGAGTACCCTGCGTGTTCGCTCCTGGAAGCCCCTCCGGAAACCACAGAGCTTGTTCTTCTTGGAGCAGAGCCCCCATGGGGACCACTCACTCATTTCACATTGTGCTGGCagcaagggaagggaaagggagaaggatGAAGTGGAGAGGGTCGCGTCCCCTCCCATGGCCCGGAATCCCCCAGGGGAACCTCCCCCACCTGCCCTCTGCACAGCTTTAGTCCAGAGGGCAGAAAACTCCTTAGAGAACCTGGAACAGGTAGTGGTGGGGTAAGCTCTCCTAGCACAGCGCCTCCGGCCACACAAGCCCTGGCCagaccctcccctccccctcctcctgggATCCTGTGCCTTCTGCCTGCAGTGTCCACCACAGCTTACCAGGACTGCTGCACTCCATGGTGCCATTGGCAGCTGCGAAGCCCTTGGGACACACTGGGTAGCAGCGGCCCTTGTGCAAGTACAAGCTGTCCTTACACTTGGTGCAGAAGTTGTGGCTGAAGCAGGCCTCACAGTGCTCAATCTTGCATTCTGAGGAGAGAACGGATTGGGGGCCTCTGGCCAGCCTGGAGAGGacatttccccttccttcctcagccCCAGTTCCCTCcatccacacccacacacatggagaggggaggggagggcaggcaaGGAAGGGCAAGGGCAGGCGGGGGAAGGGGCTGAAGCAGCCACCCTTGAGGTCAGTTGGGACACTTGTTGCCATCAGCCGACTCAACCTGAACCCAGTCTCAGGCCCTGGAGCCCAAGGTTGAGCcccagagaggaggagggtgaggtCCTCAGGGCTTGGCAGTGTGAGAGAGGAGAGTTTCAGTATTTCATAGCATCCCAAGGGCCACCCTAATCAGAGTTGAACAGAAATCAAATGACCCCAGAGAATGGCCATGTGGTCCCCTCTTCCCCCAAACGCTGGTTTTGTCCTGCTTGAGGCAGAAGGAATCTGCTTGGAAGAGTGGGAGCAATCCCAGGGCAAATTCCTCTCCTTATACATGGTTGAGTTCCAGGA contains:
- the RSPO1 gene encoding R-spondin-1, which gives rise to MRLGLCVVALVLSWTHLAFGSRGIKGKRQRRISSEGSQTCSKGCELCSEVNGCLKCSPKLFILLERNDIRQVGVCLPSCPPGFFDARNPDMNKCIKCKIEHCEACFSHNFCTKCKDSLYLHKGRCYPVCPKGFAAANGTMECSSPAQCEMSEWSPWGLCSKKNKLCGFRRGFQERTRRVLHGAGGDQAPCTDTQETRRCTVQRIPCPEGQKRRKGSQGRQENANKNPARKESKEPGTGSRRRKGQQQQQQQGTVGPLMSAGTT